The genomic region GGTGAATGTGCCCCTCTTGAGCAGAAGGAGCTGCTTATTGGTTATCCAGAGGCAGCGCCGCTGAGTCCGAAGCAGGAGGAGAAGCTAAAAAACTACTACTATACTCCAAACGGAACTATCCAGCACTTTACCCTATGGGCACTGGCGGTTACTCATTGCCTACATGCAGTGGCCGGGGCGGCGGATCTTATGAATACCCCGAGAAGTCGAGAGATTACAGCCGTCGTCTATGATGTTTTACAAGTCGAGGGGACTAGCTCGCTCGTCAGCTCTCTGAAATCCTTTCTTATAAGCGAAGGTGGGCAATCCGAACTACTACAATTCTATACAAAAGCGCAGGAACGATACGCTATCGCGCTACGTACATGGAGGACAGTATGCCACTTATTTTAGCTGCTGCTGGTCGGGGTACACGTCTAGGAGCGGTTGGTAGAGATATTCCGAAACCACTGATGCGCGATCCAGTGCAGGAACTTCCTATTTTGCATCACCTCTACAGGCGTTTGGAAATGGCGCAGCCTCTTGAACATGTGATAATCGTTGGGGCAAGTGATTCGTCAGTTGTGGATCAGCTGGTTGCATTCACTGAGCGCTTCTCTTTTGAGCGGAAACCGGAAATATCAATCGTGCGCGGGGCGAGGCGAGGTGTTGGCTTCTCGTTCCTTCTCGGTATCGAGCATGCAATAACTCTCGGACTAGATCATGCAGTTATCTCTGTTGCTGATAGCGTTGCGTCGTCTTACAAGTCGATAGTGAATAGCCAGAATCATGTCACGATAGGTGTAACAAACAGTACACCCCCTAAAAATAAATCGTATACTCGAATAAACGTTACCCATAAGAGAGGAATCGTACCTCAAGAGGAGTCAGCTAATGGAGTTAGCAAGGGGAATGTAGCTGGAATTTATAATCTATCAGCTGAAGCGCTTCCGCTATACGTTGAGGTGTTCCGCGATGAGATTAAAAGGGGGCGCTACTCGGATGCACTGAATTCTCAAGGTGAGTATCGCGTGTCCTGGGTGTGGAGAGAGCTGCAGGCAAGAGGGTGTCTGGTCGGAACAGCGGATGTTGGAGAGCTGGTTGAAGTAAATTTTACGGAGGACTTGCAGCGGTTTCGTAATTTCCTTAGGGAGTAAACTATCTCATACGCCCCAAAAAAAAGAAGCTGCTACCTGATTACTGGGGTATGAGTTTAGAGGAGGCGGCACGCTACGTTCATAGAATGGCGAGTCGGCTCCCAGTTGCGTATCTGCACCTTGCTGAAGGAGCGCCGTGTTGGGACTCACATTCTGGAGAGCGTTATGTCGGCCGGGCACTGTCCCTGCTTGTTACCACGTTTTTAGGAGCCGTGAGTCAGCATCACTAAATTGGTGAGAGGGAATATATCTTTCGACCGCTTCACCTCTTACCTATCAAAAAATTAAAATAGGACTTCTGAGAGGTGTCTGTCGTGGATAAAATCTTTTACAGACTTTCTGGTTATGATGGGCATTCCGCCTGAGTAAGTTGCATGCATTGCTCCCGTGATATTACCGAACTGACAGCACTCTTGAAGAGATGCTCCTGATAAGTACTTAAATGTAAACCCTGCTGAAAATGAATCACCGGAGCCTATTGTATCAACTACCGTGACTGGGATGCCTGGGACTGTGATAGACCCCAGAGACTTGTCTATTGCAAGAACACCCTTTTCTCCGAGAGTGATGAGGATAGTATTGATGTCGAACTGATTGATTAGGATTTCAGAGAAGGTTATCGAATCACTTGTTTCAATATCGAGGAGGCCTTTCACCAGGCCAACTTCACTTTGATTCAATTTTAGAATATTGGTTAATTCTAAAGAGCGTCGGAGAGTCTCTTTGTTGTAACAGTTTTTTCGCAGATTAATATCTAGGAACTTAGTTGCGTTTGAAGCGCTATCGAGAATTTTGTAGATAGTCGAACGGCTTTGTTCACCTCGTTGAGCCAGAGTTCCAAAGCACACAAAGGTGGCTTCTTTTGCTGCAGCCTCAAGAGAATCATTCCATTCCAAATTGTCGTAAGCTACATTCGGATTGATGGTGAAGCTCGGATTGCCATCTGAGGTGAGAGTCACATCTACCGTTCCCGTCGGTGTATTGGCGTCATGCTGTAGAAGGGAGAGATCGAAATCCAAGTTCGTGAGATTGCTAATGAGCTCGTCTCCCAAGCTATCGACGCCGACTCGGCTCACCATGAGCGCGGGCACTCCAAGTTGACGTAAACGAAAACAGTAGTTGGCTGGTGCGCCACCTAACATCTTCCCACTTGGAAGCACGTCCCACAATAATTCTCCTATTGCCAGTACGGTGTTTAGCTTTTGAGATGGCATAATGAGTCTCCGAAAAATTCAGCTAACGGACAGTATGTAGCGTATTTAGGCATGAGCGTACACAGTGGAGTAGAATATCTTCGACATATGGAGGCGCCTTCAATTGAATTATCTTTTTTACAAATATCGGTTTATTTGCGGACGAACGAGGCACAATCTTGATTTTTGCCTTCTGGCTTATCGGGAACTAAAGTGCCGATAGGTAATGTAAGCTATTGATATAAATAGGCTTTATTGCGAATCTATTTTTGTTTATAGCTCGCTGTTTTACTAAAGTTGACGAGGTTTTGGGGTGTTGATAGCGTCTCCCCGACAGAGAGGGGGTAAGAGCCGGCGCAGTCGGCGTAAAACTCCATTCGATGTGCTGCCCTGAGTCGTGGGTTAAGCCGATACTCTGTTTTATTTGAAGTGAGACTGCGTCTTCCGTGGCTAGGTGCCTACCGCGGGTGACGCTCATCGGGGCAATGATAAGTAACCCAATGTAGAGCTTTTGGGTGAAGTTTTTTGTACTAAGGTCTATTCAATATGCCTAATAGAGACCAGGATGCTAAAGCTTTTGATTTATCAAGCGCATCTCTTCCTAGGAAGCCTCCTACCGATATAAGCTTAAGCGACTCATCGATTCTGCGGCAAAGCAACATCAGCTTGCACAGACTCAACAGCACCGTCGACATTAATCCTAAGGGGATTGTCTCTGATTTTGACGAGACCATAGCGCGAGGAACCGGATTTTTTCACGATAGCCACCAAGGTCGTTTCGCATGGGCTTTGAGTCAGGCTGTGGGCGGTACAACCAGTGGATCTCTTTTTTCCCCAGAAGAATGGCATCGGTATGCAAAAGCCTCTGGTCAACGAGAAGATGCTGTCATCAAGGAGATTGCGCGGACTCATGTGGAAGCCTTGGGGGCGGAAGGGGATGCTAACTCTGAGGAACTAGCTCTAAGAATAGAGGAACATCTAAAGTTGCTCCTGAATTCAAAGACTACAACCTACCAACTGGCGAAAGATACTGAGGTGTCCCTTGATGAGGGTGTTGCCAAATTACATGGGGCTGCAAGAGAAAGAGGAGTCCCTTTCGTGATCTGCAGTGCGTCGAGCGCAACAATCGTTGAGCGTCTGTGGAGTTTCCTGTACGACGGACAGGAGGAGAGTATCCCTCGTCCACCAATTGTAGGAAATGCTGCGAAGAAACTTGAGCATGGATTTAGTGGTGCCGACGTGCTTGATGCATGTGAGCAGAATTCTATTGATCCCGAGACGGCTATAATGTTGGGTGATAGTATTGGTGATGTTGCCGCCGCATTCTTAGCCGGAATACCAGATGTATACATTCGATTGCCGCTATCTGGGATGAGTGAAGAAGAGCGCGAGCGGGTTCAAATGACTTTTACCGATCAGGTTTTAGAACTACCTGGCATGCACCCTGAAATTTCAGGAAACGTATATTTGATTAATGATTTTAGTCAATTACGGTTTGCCTAAATACCGATGATAGTTGTTCTCAGGAGTAAGAGGCATGTTTGAGCGTTCCCGTCCGATTCGATCCTTGCATGATGTCCCCTCTCGGATCGCGCCCTTTAGCTCTCAGCAGGAGTATAGAAGCTTTTGTGATTCGGTCGCCTCAATTGAGCATGCCTTATCAGAAGCCCCCTTATTTCAAAAACTTTTGGGTGACATTAACTCGCGAGCGAATGATCCAATGATCATACAAACCCCATGGGGAGGGGTCTTCGTTGAGAGTTTGGAGAACAATAATACTATCGTCGAGAAAAATTTAGTCGTAAAGGGCGGTAAATATTTAGCGTATGAGAAGCACGAGGAGAAGATAGAGGAACTTACCTGGAAGGAAGGTTTGGGTGTCTTAATCTATAGACCTGAAGAC from bacterium harbors:
- a CDS encoding carbohydrate kinase; this translates as MPSQKLNTVLAIGELLWDVLPSGKMLGGAPANYCFRLRQLGVPALMVSRVGVDSLGDELISNLTNLDFDLSLLQHDANTPTGTVDVTLTSDGNPSFTINPNVAYDNLEWNDSLEAAAKEATFVCFGTLAQRGEQSRSTIYKILDSASNATKFLDINLRKNCYNKETLRRSLELTNILKLNQSEVGLVKGLLDIETSDSITFSEILINQFDINTILITLGEKGVLAIDKSLGSITVPGIPVTVVDTIGSGDSFSAGFTFKYLSGASLQECCQFGNITGAMHATYSGGMPIITRKSVKDFIHDRHLSEVLF
- a CDS encoding HAD family hydrolase, whose amino-acid sequence is MPNRDQDAKAFDLSSASLPRKPPTDISLSDSSILRQSNISLHRLNSTVDINPKGIVSDFDETIARGTGFFHDSHQGRFAWALSQAVGGTTSGSLFSPEEWHRYAKASGQREDAVIKEIARTHVEALGAEGDANSEELALRIEEHLKLLLNSKTTTYQLAKDTEVSLDEGVAKLHGAARERGVPFVICSASSATIVERLWSFLYDGQEESIPRPPIVGNAAKKLEHGFSGADVLDACEQNSIDPETAIMLGDSIGDVAAAFLAGIPDVYIRLPLSGMSEEERERVQMTFTDQVLELPGMHPEISGNVYLINDFSQLRFA